A region from the Pseudonocardia petroleophila genome encodes:
- a CDS encoding TetR/AcrR family transcriptional regulator, with the protein MVTRSLAERTHRLMRDEALDVAARLLVTGGWRGLRLQDVADRVGISRQTLYNEFSSKQGLAAALVLRLTEQFLDSVEAALGGERDLYTAWVAAVRMTVRRASDDPLLRAILTGRGSEELLPLLTTQSEPIVQAARDRASTFLLRRWPDLDPRDVATASEVATRLAISHVVSPLHDASAVAEQIATVVTRFLGQDQPEPSAAT; encoded by the coding sequence ATGGTCACCCGTTCCCTCGCCGAGCGGACCCACCGACTCATGCGCGACGAGGCCCTCGACGTCGCCGCCCGCCTCCTCGTCACCGGTGGGTGGCGGGGCCTACGGCTGCAGGACGTCGCCGACCGGGTCGGGATCAGCAGGCAGACGCTCTACAACGAGTTCTCCAGCAAACAAGGGCTGGCCGCCGCCCTGGTCCTCCGGCTGACCGAACAGTTCCTCGACAGCGTGGAGGCGGCCCTGGGCGGCGAGCGGGACCTCTACACGGCCTGGGTCGCGGCCGTGCGGATGACGGTCCGGCGAGCGAGCGACGACCCCCTGCTTCGCGCCATCCTCACCGGCCGCGGCAGTGAGGAGCTCCTCCCCCTGCTCACCACGCAGAGCGAGCCGATCGTGCAGGCGGCGCGTGACCGGGCGAGCACCTTCCTGCTGCGACGCTGGCCCGACCTCGACCCGCGCGACGTCGCCACCGCGTCCGAGGTGGCCACCCGGCTCGCCATCAGCCACGTCGTGTCCCCGCTGCACGACGCTTCGGCGGTGGCCGAGCAGATCGCGACCGTGGTGACCCGCTTCCTCGGCCAGGATCAACCGGAGCCCTCCGCGGCCACGTAA
- a CDS encoding cytochrome P450 has translation MVPQMVRAARERLSTVLLAPLPASVDAAVLRGAARGRAVDLATAPPGLAAVPGDQGLPVLGRTLEYIRYGSDFTRARHAHYGPVSWAGFLGERVVMAAGPDATRAVLTNADKAYSQDGWRYLIDRFFGRGLMLLDFDEHRAHRRVMQQAFTADRLAGYVDQTIPCARDTVPTWPTDRPVRIYPELKRLTLDVATRVFMDERTGPETERINRAFVDCVRAASALVKWDVPGTRWRAGLRGRAVLETYFAENLPGKRAQPGHDLFSALCQARTPDGEAFSDTDVINHMIFLMMAAHDTSTITSAAAAYYLAANPQWQERAREESLALGDAPLDMAALRTLRTLDLVVKESLRLVAPVPVVMRRTVTDTALLGHHIPRGTLVLVAGAVNHFDPGCWTDPDTFDPDRFAEPRHEDRSHRDAWIPFGGGVHKCIGMAFGTLEVTAILHEMLRTYRWSVEPGYRPRWDNTSLPVPADGLPVRLTRLAA, from the coding sequence ATGGTCCCGCAGATGGTCCGGGCGGCTCGCGAGCGGCTGTCCACGGTGTTGCTGGCGCCGTTGCCGGCTTCCGTCGATGCCGCAGTGCTGCGCGGTGCGGCCCGAGGTCGCGCGGTCGATCTCGCGACCGCGCCGCCCGGCTTGGCGGCCGTTCCCGGTGACCAGGGACTGCCGGTGCTCGGGCGCACGCTCGAGTACATCCGGTACGGCAGTGACTTCACCCGTGCCCGGCACGCCCATTACGGGCCGGTGTCCTGGGCCGGATTCCTGGGCGAGCGCGTGGTGATGGCCGCCGGCCCCGACGCCACCCGTGCGGTGCTGACCAACGCGGACAAGGCCTACTCGCAGGACGGGTGGCGCTACCTGATCGACCGGTTCTTCGGGCGTGGACTGATGCTGCTCGACTTCGACGAGCACCGCGCGCACCGCCGCGTCATGCAGCAGGCCTTCACCGCCGACCGGCTCGCCGGCTACGTCGACCAGACGATTCCGTGCGCCCGCGACACCGTTCCGACCTGGCCCACCGACCGGCCGGTCCGGATCTACCCCGAGCTCAAGCGCCTGACCCTCGACGTCGCGACCAGGGTCTTCATGGACGAGCGCACGGGGCCGGAGACCGAGCGGATCAACCGGGCGTTCGTCGACTGCGTACGCGCGGCGAGCGCTCTGGTGAAGTGGGACGTGCCCGGCACCCGCTGGCGCGCGGGGTTGCGTGGCCGGGCGGTCCTGGAGACCTACTTCGCGGAGAACCTGCCGGGCAAGCGCGCGCAACCGGGGCACGATCTGTTCTCGGCGTTGTGCCAGGCCCGTACACCGGACGGGGAGGCATTCAGCGACACCGACGTCATCAACCACATGATCTTCCTGATGATGGCGGCGCACGACACCTCCACCATCACCAGCGCTGCCGCGGCCTACTACCTCGCGGCGAACCCGCAGTGGCAGGAACGGGCGCGCGAGGAGTCACTCGCCCTGGGTGACGCGCCCCTGGACATGGCCGCCCTGCGCACCTTGCGCACGCTCGATCTGGTGGTCAAGGAGTCGCTGCGGCTCGTCGCCCCCGTCCCGGTCGTCATGCGCCGCACGGTCACCGACACCGCCCTGCTGGGCCACCACATCCCCAGGGGCACGCTGGTACTGGTCGCCGGAGCGGTGAACCACTTCGACCCCGGCTGCTGGACCGACCCCGACACCTTCGACCCGGACAGGTTCGCCGAGCCCCGCCACGAGGACAGGTCGCATCGCGACGCCTGGATCCCGTTCGGGGGTGGCGTGCACAAGTGCATCGGGATGGCGTTCGGGACCCTGGAGGTCACCGCGATCCTGCACGAGATGCTGCGGACGTATCGGTGGAGCGTCGAGCCCGGGTACCGACCCCGCTGGGACAACACCTCGCTGCCCGTCCCGGCCGACGGGCTCCCGGTGCGCCTGACCCGGCTCGCCGCGTGA
- a CDS encoding cytochrome P450, giving the protein MIAQGLAGADPDAERTLVEVLLTDHGAPGPYAGYRRLRERAPRLRTAAGLLVLSGYRDCEAALRNRALGKMDESLGFQLAAVPEDLRREALRRFRRTMLFRNPPDHTRLRRLVSSVFTPRHVEALRPAVVRRIDALLDGFAGRDVVDVVTELALPLPVGVIGDLLGVPDVDLAVAAPWVRHLVAPLEPSADIAAVQAAVRAEDQLAAYVADLLAEKRRCPGDDLLSRLATARGEDQLDDDECVGTAILLFAAGFETTTNLIGNGLTALLGAPAQAALLRERPGLAGSAVEEMLRFDAPVQTDGRTALVDTSVADIEVAAGQVVLMLLGAGNRDPAVYTDPESLHITRRQAAPLSFGGGLHFCLGAPLARLEAVELFPRLLARFPELAAAGTGTWRPGLSFRGLARLPVAPGRPA; this is encoded by the coding sequence GTGATCGCACAGGGGCTCGCGGGGGCCGACCCGGACGCGGAGCGGACGCTGGTGGAGGTGCTGCTCACCGACCACGGGGCCCCCGGCCCGTACGCCGGGTACCGGCGCCTGCGCGAACGGGCACCGCGGCTGCGGACCGCCGCCGGTCTGCTCGTGCTCAGCGGGTACCGCGACTGCGAGGCGGCGCTGCGCAACCGGGCGCTGGGCAAGATGGACGAGTCGCTGGGCTTCCAACTCGCCGCCGTGCCCGAAGACCTGCGTCGAGAGGCTCTGCGCCGGTTCCGCCGCACCATGCTGTTCCGCAACCCGCCCGACCACACCCGGCTGCGGCGGCTGGTGTCGTCGGTGTTCACCCCCCGGCACGTCGAGGCGCTGCGCCCGGCGGTGGTGCGGCGGATCGACGCGCTGCTCGACGGGTTCGCCGGGCGTGACGTCGTCGACGTCGTCACCGAGCTGGCCCTGCCGTTGCCGGTCGGGGTGATCGGCGACCTGCTGGGTGTCCCGGACGTCGACCTCGCGGTCGCCGCGCCGTGGGTGCGGCACCTGGTCGCCCCGCTGGAGCCCAGCGCCGACATCGCTGCGGTGCAGGCCGCGGTCCGCGCCGAGGATCAGCTCGCCGCCTACGTCGCCGACCTGCTGGCCGAGAAGCGGCGCTGCCCGGGCGACGACCTGCTCAGCCGGCTCGCCACCGCGCGCGGCGAGGACCAGCTCGACGACGACGAGTGCGTCGGAACCGCGATCCTGCTGTTCGCGGCGGGCTTCGAGACCACGACCAACCTGATCGGCAACGGCCTGACGGCGTTGCTCGGGGCACCGGCGCAGGCCGCCCTGCTGCGTGAGCGTCCCGGCCTGGCCGGGTCCGCCGTGGAGGAGATGCTGCGGTTCGACGCCCCGGTGCAGACCGACGGCCGGACGGCACTGGTCGACACTTCGGTCGCGGACATCGAGGTCGCGGCAGGCCAGGTCGTCCTGATGCTGCTCGGCGCCGGCAACCGTGACCCGGCGGTCTACACCGATCCGGAATCCCTGCACATCACCCGCCGTCAGGCCGCGCCCCTCTCGTTCGGCGGCGGCCTGCACTTCTGCCTGGGTGCACCGCTGGCCCGCTTGGAGGCGGTCGAGCTGTTCCCCCGCCTGTTGGCCCGGTTCCCCGAGCTGGCCGCCGCCGGCACCGGGACCTGGCGTCCCGGCCTGTCGTTCCGCGGCCTCGCCCGCCTTCCCGTCGCGCCGGGCCGTCCGGCCTGA
- a CDS encoding acyl-CoA dehydrogenase family protein translates to MSATRSPWMNTDLDDFRDMARTFCEKELAPHQDRWMEQKQVDRELWNKAGEVGLLCLSIPEEYGGGGGNFAHEAVLIEEQAACGDSCWGVALHNAIVAHYVLAYGTEEQKLGWLPKLASGEWVGAIAMTEPGTGSDLQNVQTKAAREGDDYVVNGAKTFITNGGQADVVLVVAKTDPAAGAQGISLLVVEAERAGFRRGRILDKVGLKGQDTAELFFDDVRVPVGNLLGGTEGQGFVQLMQQLPQERLLIGITSVAAMEMAVRETVRYTKDRSAFGREIFSFQNTRFTLAEAATEARVCRVFLDDCITKHLAGELDIPTVAMLKWWTSERAMRVIDECVQLHGGYGYMSEYRIARAWTDQRVQKIYGGTNEIMKEIISRTL, encoded by the coding sequence ATGAGTGCCACCCGATCCCCGTGGATGAACACCGACCTCGACGACTTCCGCGACATGGCCCGCACGTTCTGCGAGAAGGAGCTGGCTCCCCACCAGGACCGCTGGATGGAGCAGAAGCAGGTCGACCGGGAGTTGTGGAACAAGGCGGGGGAGGTCGGCCTGCTGTGCCTGTCGATTCCCGAGGAGTACGGCGGCGGCGGCGGCAACTTCGCGCACGAGGCCGTGCTGATCGAGGAGCAGGCCGCCTGCGGGGACAGCTGCTGGGGAGTGGCCCTGCACAACGCGATCGTGGCGCACTACGTGCTCGCCTACGGGACCGAGGAGCAGAAGCTGGGCTGGCTTCCGAAGCTGGCCAGTGGGGAGTGGGTCGGCGCCATCGCGATGACCGAGCCCGGCACCGGATCCGATCTCCAGAACGTGCAGACGAAGGCGGCCCGTGAGGGCGACGACTACGTGGTGAACGGCGCGAAGACGTTCATCACCAACGGTGGCCAGGCCGACGTGGTCCTCGTGGTGGCCAAGACCGACCCCGCGGCGGGTGCGCAGGGGATCTCGTTGCTCGTCGTGGAGGCCGAGCGCGCGGGCTTCCGCCGCGGGCGGATCCTGGACAAGGTCGGGCTCAAGGGCCAGGACACCGCCGAGCTGTTCTTCGACGACGTCCGCGTCCCGGTCGGGAACCTGCTGGGCGGTACCGAGGGCCAGGGCTTCGTCCAGCTGATGCAGCAGCTTCCCCAGGAGCGGCTGCTGATCGGGATCACCTCGGTGGCCGCGATGGAGATGGCCGTGCGGGAGACCGTTCGCTACACCAAGGATCGCTCGGCGTTCGGCCGTGAGATCTTCTCGTTCCAGAACACCCGATTCACCCTGGCGGAGGCGGCGACGGAGGCCCGGGTGTGCCGGGTGTTCCTCGACGACTGCATCACCAAGCACCTCGCCGGGGAGCTCGACATCCCGACGGTCGCGATGCTCAAGTGGTGGACCAGTGAGCGTGCGATGCGGGTGATCGACGAGTGCGTGCAGCTGCACGGTGGCTACGGCTACATGAGCGAGTACCGGATCGCCCGTGCGTGGACCGACCAGCGGGTGCAGAAGATCTACGGCGGGACCAACGAGATCATGAAGGAGATCATCTCGCGAACGCTCTGA
- a CDS encoding PH domain-containing protein has protein sequence MSEAVAEVCWPAEWPKRSMTGLVLRSGFVLGFGALLLWTGVVSIGRDDVGSVIGSVLVLAGVALVGNAVIGIVAAAAHRPRRLTVVRGRSERFDEDGVAVPGARGVAVASAVVAGAVALTAAALLLAPGPAWIVSCVGLLGAAWPVAAAVRRLRGAEALVVVPAGIEYRSPSGSVAVDWDTVVSIVARSPYRGRLIGVVTTGSAMRRRGTDGPWSAEEVPAWSGGLPLPVDRLDADPLLVLDLLSRAHADPALRARLGSEAGPMSAVR, from the coding sequence ATGTCCGAGGCCGTTGCCGAGGTCTGCTGGCCAGCGGAGTGGCCGAAGCGGTCGATGACCGGACTCGTCCTGCGCTCGGGATTCGTCCTCGGATTCGGTGCGCTGCTGCTCTGGACGGGTGTGGTGAGCATCGGTCGCGACGACGTCGGGTCCGTGATCGGGTCGGTGCTCGTGCTCGCCGGGGTGGCGCTCGTCGGCAATGCGGTGATCGGGATCGTCGCCGCCGCCGCGCACCGTCCGCGGCGGCTGACCGTGGTCCGCGGGCGCTCCGAGCGTTTCGACGAGGACGGGGTCGCCGTACCCGGCGCCCGTGGCGTCGCGGTCGCCTCGGCCGTGGTGGCGGGAGCGGTCGCGCTGACCGCCGCGGCTCTGCTCCTGGCGCCCGGCCCGGCGTGGATCGTGTCGTGCGTCGGGTTGCTCGGCGCCGCCTGGCCGGTCGCGGCCGCGGTCCGCCGGTTGCGCGGGGCCGAGGCGCTGGTCGTCGTGCCGGCCGGGATCGAGTACCGCTCGCCGTCCGGGTCGGTGGCCGTGGACTGGGACACCGTCGTGTCCATCGTGGCCCGATCACCGTACCGCGGGCGTCTGATAGGGGTCGTGACGACCGGATCCGCCATGCGCCGACGTGGGACGGACGGGCCGTGGTCGGCCGAGGAGGTCCCGGCCTGGAGTGGCGGGCTGCCGCTACCGGTCGACCGGCTCGATGCCGACCCGTTGCTGGTTCTCGACCTGCTGAGCCGTGCGCACGCCGATCCGGCACTACGTGCCCGGCTCGGGTCGGAGGCCGGCCCGATGTCCGCCGTGCGCTGA
- a CDS encoding class I adenylate-forming enzyme family protein produces MTAAGLGVGSQSFSVTVGELVAEQARSAPDQVALEEAGRTWSYRELDDRVARLAGVLLTYGVRHGDRVAVLAENRHEYLELELAAGRLGAITACLNWRLLPAELEHCIRLVEPSLVVVSPRFRPALAVVAHGVRHVVLLGDELDGLLAAAGPVAPGAAGRVDPEDGLTILYTSGTTGPPKGALISHRAMIARAGLFATVTGATCEDAFVAWAPMFHMASTDQSLITLMLGGRVVVCDGLDLDAITAALEHHRLSWLVAMPGMIEQLLGALTGEDGARPVRGVRLVGAMADLVPRRQIAALTALLDCPYANTFGSTECGLAPASANRIGVGAAPATLPKRQSPLGMVRLVDADDRDVPDGAPGELAFRGPTLFSGYWSAPQVNAEDFRGGWFHTGDCFVRQADGALDFVDRVKYMIKSGGENIYPAEIERHLLADERVADAVVVRRADERWGEVPVAVVARADGADPSAEDLLGRLRGLIAAYKIPRAVHFVDEADLPRSTTGKIQRHEVERRLSAAGPA; encoded by the coding sequence ATGACCGCAGCCGGGCTCGGTGTGGGGTCGCAGAGCTTCTCGGTGACGGTCGGCGAGCTGGTCGCCGAGCAGGCGCGCAGCGCCCCCGACCAGGTGGCGCTCGAGGAGGCCGGGCGGACCTGGTCCTACCGCGAGCTCGACGACCGGGTCGCGCGGCTGGCCGGGGTGCTGCTGACGTACGGCGTGCGGCACGGGGACCGGGTCGCGGTGCTCGCGGAGAACCGCCACGAGTACCTCGAGCTGGAACTGGCCGCCGGGCGGCTGGGAGCGATCACGGCCTGCCTCAACTGGCGGCTGCTGCCGGCCGAACTGGAGCACTGCATCCGGCTGGTCGAGCCGTCGTTGGTCGTGGTCTCACCCCGGTTCCGGCCCGCACTGGCCGTTGTGGCGCACGGCGTGCGCCACGTCGTGCTGCTCGGCGACGAGCTCGACGGCCTGCTGGCCGCCGCCGGGCCGGTCGCGCCGGGCGCTGCCGGGCGCGTCGACCCCGAGGACGGGCTCACCATCCTCTACACCAGCGGTACGACCGGGCCGCCCAAGGGAGCCCTGATCAGCCACCGCGCGATGATCGCCCGCGCGGGGCTGTTCGCGACGGTCACCGGCGCGACCTGCGAGGACGCCTTCGTGGCCTGGGCGCCGATGTTCCACATGGCGTCCACCGACCAGAGCCTGATCACCCTGATGCTCGGCGGGCGGGTCGTGGTCTGCGACGGGCTGGACCTCGACGCGATCACGGCCGCGCTGGAACACCACCGGCTCAGCTGGCTGGTCGCGATGCCGGGGATGATCGAGCAGTTGCTGGGTGCCCTGACCGGCGAGGACGGGGCGCGCCCGGTGCGTGGGGTCCGGCTGGTCGGGGCGATGGCCGATCTGGTGCCGCGCCGGCAGATCGCGGCACTGACCGCACTGCTGGACTGCCCTTACGCCAACACGTTCGGCTCGACCGAGTGCGGGCTCGCGCCGGCGTCCGCGAACCGGATCGGCGTCGGTGCGGCCCCCGCGACGCTTCCGAAGCGCCAGAGCCCCCTGGGCATGGTCCGGCTGGTGGACGCGGACGACCGGGACGTCCCCGACGGCGCGCCGGGGGAGCTGGCTTTCCGCGGTCCGACGTTGTTCAGCGGGTACTGGTCGGCCCCGCAGGTCAACGCCGAGGACTTCCGGGGCGGCTGGTTCCACACCGGAGACTGCTTCGTCCGCCAGGCCGACGGCGCGCTCGACTTCGTCGACCGGGTCAAGTACATGATCAAGTCAGGTGGGGAGAACATCTACCCCGCCGAGATCGAGCGGCATCTGCTCGCCGACGAGCGGGTCGCCGACGCCGTGGTCGTGCGCCGCGCCGACGAGCGCTGGGGCGAGGTGCCGGTTGCGGTCGTGGCGCGGGCCGACGGTGCCGACCCCTCCGCGGAGGATCTGCTCGGACGGCTGCGCGGGCTGATCGCCGCTTACAAGATCCCCCGAGCCGTCCACTTCGTCGACGAGGCCGACCTGCCGCGCAGCACCACGGGCAAGATCCAGCGCCACGAGGTGGAGCGGCGGCTCTCGGCGGCCGGACCGGCCTGA
- a CDS encoding TetR/AcrR family transcriptional regulator: protein MTEPSPEYRRRLEEIIDTATVVFHERGFDAGSLDDVAAVLGLSKASLYHYVRSKAQLLYLIFDRAITLSLHRLDAMSGIPDPRERLAALIAHQVRMVSEEPSLFAVFFDQRPRLDDSFDADIRRKERAYVRRIAEVVEAATVADGPTRLDARHAAHALLGMTSWVYKWMDPVRDTPEDVARTMIGLVLGPGVPAPESRFPLDPTRSGLAASG, encoded by the coding sequence TTGACCGAACCGTCGCCGGAGTACCGCAGACGTCTCGAGGAGATCATCGATACCGCCACCGTGGTCTTCCACGAACGCGGATTCGACGCCGGCTCGCTCGACGACGTGGCGGCCGTGCTCGGGTTGAGCAAGGCCAGCCTGTACCACTACGTACGCAGCAAGGCCCAGCTGCTCTACCTGATCTTCGATCGGGCGATCACCCTGTCACTGCACCGTCTGGACGCGATGTCCGGCATCCCTGATCCTCGGGAACGGCTGGCCGCGCTCATCGCTCACCAGGTGCGGATGGTCTCCGAGGAGCCGAGCCTGTTCGCCGTGTTCTTCGACCAGCGTCCGCGACTGGACGACAGCTTCGACGCCGACATCCGGCGCAAGGAGCGGGCCTACGTGCGGCGTATCGCGGAGGTCGTCGAGGCCGCGACCGTGGCGGACGGCCCGACCCGGCTGGACGCCAGGCACGCCGCCCACGCGCTGCTGGGCATGACTAGTTGGGTCTACAAGTGGATGGACCCCGTGCGGGATACACCGGAGGACGTCGCCCGTACGATGATCGGTCTGGTGCTCGGGCCGGGCGTGCCGGCCCCGGAGAGCCGGTTCCCTCTGGACCCGACGCGGTCGGGTCTCGCGGCGTCGGGCTGA
- a CDS encoding TetR/AcrR family transcriptional regulator: MAQRQHRFPGVTRHLLREAVIDAAAEVAGRSDWGSLRMGDVAVAVGISRQTLYAEFGSKPALVRAVVLRRTDRLLGALSAVLAGTGGDEQEAVRTCCRFVLNAARDDPMVTCLLTGAESGLLDLVTTDSAPIIDRATAALTGHVLRRRPAADPRRVAVAADALARLLVSHVVLPDRDVDTVAGEIAELVGPYLREVLSTG; the protein is encoded by the coding sequence ATGGCACAGCGACAGCATCGGTTCCCGGGTGTCACGCGCCACCTGCTGCGCGAGGCCGTGATCGACGCCGCTGCCGAGGTCGCCGGCCGATCCGACTGGGGGTCGCTGCGGATGGGCGACGTGGCGGTCGCGGTGGGCATCAGCCGGCAGACCCTCTACGCGGAGTTCGGCTCGAAGCCTGCGCTGGTCCGCGCGGTCGTGCTCCGACGTACCGACCGGCTCCTCGGTGCGCTGTCCGCCGTCCTCGCGGGAACGGGCGGCGACGAGCAGGAGGCGGTCCGCACGTGCTGCCGGTTCGTGCTGAACGCGGCCCGGGACGACCCCATGGTCACCTGCCTGCTCACCGGAGCGGAGAGCGGCCTGCTCGACCTGGTCACCACCGACTCGGCCCCGATCATCGACCGAGCCACCGCGGCCCTCACCGGCCACGTCCTGCGACGCCGGCCTGCGGCGGACCCGCGCCGGGTGGCAGTGGCCGCCGACGCGCTGGCCCGGCTGCTGGTCAGCCACGTGGTGCTGCCCGACCGCGACGTGGACACCGTGGCCGGCGAGATCGCCGAACTGGTCGGGCCCTACCTCCGGGAGGTCCTCTCGACCGGGTGA
- a CDS encoding PaaI family thioesterase: MTELPPRPADAVLLDPHGDRCFGCGPDNPAGVALQVYRVGDEVLADVCFEPKHAGAHGVVHGGVLASACDDLVAFLLYVLHQPAVTRSLQVEYLAPVPVGEPHRLVGRLVSRDGRRLTMAAEGRAADGVVRFTAHAVFVTVDLAHFERFGSVDGADAVSRFRAARPDTTMSDTSPPGPSVLDTMARGA; encoded by the coding sequence ATGACGGAGCTCCCTCCGCGTCCAGCAGACGCGGTACTGCTCGACCCGCACGGGGACCGCTGCTTCGGCTGCGGCCCGGACAACCCGGCCGGGGTCGCGCTGCAGGTCTACCGCGTCGGCGACGAGGTGCTGGCCGACGTGTGCTTCGAGCCGAAGCATGCCGGTGCCCACGGTGTCGTGCACGGGGGAGTGCTGGCGTCGGCCTGCGACGACCTGGTGGCGTTCCTGCTCTACGTGCTGCACCAGCCGGCCGTCACCCGCAGCCTGCAGGTGGAGTACCTCGCACCGGTGCCGGTGGGGGAGCCGCACCGGCTGGTGGGCAGGCTCGTGAGTCGGGACGGCCGCCGGTTGACGATGGCGGCCGAGGGGCGCGCCGCCGACGGCGTGGTGCGGTTCACCGCGCACGCCGTGTTCGTCACGGTGGATCTCGCGCATTTCGAACGGTTCGGCTCGGTCGACGGGGCGGACGCGGTCTCCAGGTTCCGCGCCGCACGACCCGACACGACGATGTCGGACACGAGCCCGCCCGGCCCGTCGGTGCTCGACACGATGGCACGGGGTGCCTGA
- a CDS encoding BtrH N-terminal domain-containing protein — MGGSMVAGYPHRIGGHCGSGALRDLLEWAGLSYADEPMGEGAVFGLGGSLSFSYLRGPGLGTPFYLVGRGPSLTEQFSANLGIAEEMRCTDDPVLGWEWVRDELDAGRPVLCWAEMAELPYLRVKMRMSRHDIVVIGYDDDAGTVVVVDNDRAESQTIGRDDLARARSAVGFPMPTRHTCFRLGFPDALPDLRMAVARACAEAVHGMSDPVPSMGPTAAVGAAGVAAFVADLDLWAEQFPGAALDRALFSLQVFVEKAGTGGGLFRRLQADFLADVGGWLGDPVVLEAAQVYRRLAETWSQTAAAAVGPAPAVDRLAGVRRTAAALPALECEGVDRLAALAQRLAP; from the coding sequence ATGGGCGGCTCGATGGTCGCCGGGTACCCGCACCGGATCGGCGGGCACTGCGGGTCCGGGGCGCTGCGTGACCTGCTCGAATGGGCGGGCCTGAGCTATGCCGACGAGCCGATGGGCGAGGGGGCGGTGTTCGGGCTGGGCGGCAGCCTGAGCTTCAGCTATCTGCGTGGCCCCGGCCTCGGGACCCCGTTCTACCTCGTCGGGCGGGGCCCTTCGTTGACCGAGCAGTTCAGTGCGAACCTCGGCATCGCCGAGGAGATGCGCTGCACCGACGATCCGGTGCTGGGCTGGGAGTGGGTGCGCGACGAGCTCGATGCGGGCCGCCCGGTCCTGTGCTGGGCCGAGATGGCCGAGCTGCCCTATCTGCGGGTGAAGATGCGGATGAGCCGCCACGACATCGTCGTCATCGGCTACGACGACGACGCGGGCACGGTCGTCGTGGTGGACAACGACCGCGCGGAGTCGCAGACGATCGGCCGCGACGACCTGGCGCGGGCCCGCTCGGCCGTTGGCTTCCCGATGCCCACCCGGCACACCTGCTTCCGGCTCGGCTTCCCCGACGCGCTCCCGGACCTGCGGATGGCGGTGGCGAGGGCGTGTGCGGAGGCGGTGCACGGGATGTCCGACCCGGTCCCGTCGATGGGTCCGACGGCCGCCGTCGGGGCCGCCGGGGTCGCGGCGTTCGTGGCCGATCTCGATCTCTGGGCCGAGCAGTTCCCGGGGGCTGCGCTGGATCGTGCGCTGTTCAGCCTGCAGGTGTTCGTGGAGAAGGCGGGTACCGGCGGCGGGTTGTTCCGGCGGTTGCAGGCGGATTTCCTGGCCGATGTCGGCGGCTGGCTCGGCGATCCGGTGGTGCTCGAGGCGGCCCAGGTGTACCGGCGGCTCGCCGAGACGTGGTCGCAGACCGCGGCGGCGGCGGTCGGGCCGGCCCCGGCCGTCGATCGCCTCGCGGGCGTGCGCCGCACCGCGGCCGCCCTGCCCGCCCTGGAGTGTGAGGGCGTCGACAGGCTGGCTGCGCTGGCACAGCGGCTGGCGCCCTGA
- a CDS encoding transposase, with protein sequence MSPTDAQSRVVEPLLPAPGNTRGKGGPPERHPCRLVLDAIFYLVVGGIASAALPHDFLPAKTVYGLYSLCVNTRPGSPSTAPCATWSAYTRAATPPRPLRSSAPRAFAAPTCHGASPAPATGDRVPSRTLGDGGGRHRPECGCRRARPR encoded by the coding sequence TTGTCGCCGACCGACGCGCAGTCTCGGGTCGTCGAGCCGCTACTACCCGCCCCGGGCAACACCCGCGGCAAGGGCGGGCCGCCGGAGAGACACCCCTGCCGCTTGGTCCTGGACGCGATCTTCTACCTGGTGGTCGGCGGGATCGCCTCGGCGGCGCTCCCGCACGACTTCCTGCCCGCCAAGACCGTCTACGGCCTCTACTCCCTCTGCGTCAATACGAGGCCTGGCTCCCCATCCACGGCGCCTTGCGCGACCTGGTCCGCTTACACGAGGGCCGCGACCCCGCCCCGACCGCTGCGATCATCGGCTCCCAGAGCCTTCGCGGCGCCGACATGTCACGGCGCCTCTCCCGCACCGGCGACTGGTGACCGAGTTCCGAGCCGCACTCTTGGCGATGGAGGCGGGCGGCACCGACCCGAGTGTGGCTGTCGACGAGCCCGCCCGCGGTGA